In one window of uncultured Desulfovibrio sp. DNA:
- a CDS encoding DUF4857 domain-containing protein, whose product MRIYWLRLAPVFLGIFVLAWFVPQLYLRATRADYLQLSAVYSSVKKDFIIFETGPSVFQFRDEEGNRISQRDGRMALPYMFSRDVEKWGGFPMSINGRSVTFRDAQEGVRLRATPREVMLPQSRVLVLMESAPETASFSLPPDILLLDDTRLRFVNCADGKENTAKGTAYTAAVLTAGVQFPLQAAGSNADPFKSIDEGLFFVDAKGMLFQLLMVRGKPECRNTGHLIPGKTLRVDVRENKYSDLLGTIATETGLYINRRGQAPMRLPMQYQPDVQNVSVWATPLDATFNVNTLGSRLAQDVLVIAADGDLKIIRNLLLSPPATVVERQMSQQRWLSFLCPLTVVQFEPHIAGTSLKIALPEYPLWAAGGNLLSLILLLAIRKRQGNRRMESGTLLHTCAPEILLVLVFGLPALLTLLVAGPLARMLPQGCHCGSAA is encoded by the coding sequence ATGCGTATTTACTGGCTGCGCCTTGCCCCGGTGTTTCTGGGCATTTTTGTTCTGGCCTGGTTTGTTCCGCAACTGTATCTGCGGGCCACGCGGGCGGATTATCTTCAGCTGAGCGCTGTATACAGTTCGGTAAAAAAGGACTTTATCATTTTTGAAACCGGCCCTTCGGTGTTCCAGTTCAGGGACGAGGAAGGCAACCGCATCAGCCAGCGCGATGGGCGCATGGCCCTGCCCTACATGTTTTCGCGCGATGTGGAAAAATGGGGCGGGTTCCCCATGAGCATTAACGGGCGCTCCGTCACCTTCAGGGATGCGCAGGAAGGCGTGCGCCTGCGGGCAACCCCGCGCGAAGTCATGCTCCCGCAGTCCCGCGTTCTCGTGCTTATGGAATCTGCGCCAGAAACCGCGTCATTTTCCCTGCCGCCAGACATCCTGCTGCTGGACGACACCCGCCTGCGCTTTGTGAATTGCGCCGACGGCAAGGAAAACACCGCCAAGGGAACCGCCTATACCGCCGCAGTGCTCACCGCCGGGGTGCAGTTTCCCCTTCAGGCTGCGGGCAGCAATGCCGACCCCTTCAAAAGCATTGATGAAGGCCTCTTTTTCGTGGATGCAAAGGGTATGCTCTTCCAGTTGCTCATGGTGCGCGGCAAGCCCGAATGCCGCAACACCGGGCATCTCATCCCCGGCAAAACGCTGCGCGTGGATGTGCGCGAAAACAAATACAGCGACCTGCTGGGCACCATCGCCACAGAAACTGGTCTGTACATAAACAGGCGCGGTCAGGCCCCCATGCGGCTGCCCATGCAGTATCAGCCTGATGTGCAGAATGTTTCGGTGTGGGCCACCCCGCTGGACGCGACCTTTAACGTGAACACCCTTGGCTCGCGCCTGGCGCAGGATGTGCTTGTGATTGCCGCCGACGGCGACCTTAAAATCATCCGCAACCTGCTGCTCAGCCCCCCTGCAACGGTTGTTGAACGGCAGATGAGTCAGCAGCGCTGGCTTTCATTCCTCTGCCCCCTGACTGTGGTGCAGTTTGAACCCCATATTGCCGGAACCAGCCTGAAAATCGCCCTGCCGGAATATCCCCTCTGGGCCGCTGGCGGAAACCTGCTAAGTTTGATCCTGCTCCTTGCCATCCGTAAGCGGCAGGGCAACAGACGCATGGAATCCGGTACGCTGCTGCACACCTGCGCACCCGAAATCCTGCTTGTACTTGTTTTTGGTCTGCCTGCCCTGCTGACGCTTCTGGTTGCAGGCCCTCTGGCACGGATGCTGCCGCAGGGCTGTCATTGCGGCAGCGCCGCTTAA
- a CDS encoding ABC transporter ATP-binding protein, with translation MDELISCEALRHSYHGTEVLHGVDFSVSRGEIVGLLGKNGAGKSTSINILMGFMQPDSGRCMVMGHPSHAIPPQARARIGLLHEGFIQYNFMTIGEIERFYSSFYPQWDRGIYYDVVGRMDIPFTRRITRLSCGQRSQVTLGLILAQRAELMILDDYSLGLDVGYRRLFLDFLRDHVRRYGTTVLLTSHVVQELENLLDSLVVIHKGAVLAKERQADFMRSFLRYDLPLCTAANELRNNEGPLLRVERCADRLMLFSRAQPDEMRVFLEARGVACPDGAPQPVPMTFEDAFVGLTGRY, from the coding sequence ATGGATGAGCTTATTTCATGCGAGGCTCTTCGCCACAGCTACCACGGCACAGAAGTGTTGCACGGCGTTGATTTCAGCGTATCGCGTGGCGAGATTGTGGGCTTGCTGGGTAAAAACGGCGCGGGGAAAAGCACCAGCATCAACATCCTGATGGGCTTCATGCAGCCGGATTCGGGCCGGTGCATGGTCATGGGGCACCCAAGCCACGCCATCCCGCCGCAGGCGCGCGCGCGTATCGGCCTGCTGCACGAGGGCTTCATCCAGTACAATTTCATGACCATCGGCGAGATTGAACGCTTCTATTCCAGCTTTTATCCACAGTGGGACAGGGGCATCTATTATGATGTGGTGGGCCGCATGGACATACCCTTTACCCGGCGCATCACCAGACTTTCCTGCGGGCAGCGCTCGCAGGTCACGCTGGGCCTCATCTTGGCGCAACGGGCCGAACTGATGATCCTTGACGATTATTCCCTAGGCCTTGATGTGGGCTACCGCCGCCTGTTTCTCGACTTTTTGCGGGACCATGTGCGCCGCTACGGAACCACGGTATTGCTGACCTCCCATGTGGTGCAGGAGCTGGAAAACCTGCTTGATTCGCTGGTGGTTATCCACAAGGGAGCAGTTCTGGCCAAAGAACGCCAGGCGGATTTCATGCGTTCATTTTTGCGCTATGATCTGCCGCTTTGCACTGCCGCAAACGAGTTGCGCAACAACGAGGGCCCCCTTCTGCGGGTCGAGCGCTGCGCAGACAGGTTGATGCTGTTCAGCCGGGCCCAGCCGGATGAAATGCGCGTTTTTCTTGAAGCACGAGGGGTGGCTTGCCCGGATGGCGCGCCCCAACCCGTGCCCATGACCTTTGAAGACGCATTTGTGGGCCTGACGGGCAGATACTAG